Proteins encoded within one genomic window of Anastrepha ludens isolate Willacy chromosome 4, idAnaLude1.1, whole genome shotgun sequence:
- the LOC128860647 gene encoding beta-2 adrenergic receptor — MQEMSYLQDNSKLEALTKAILISILGVAIIISNLLIIATYANFKGPTEVINYYLLSLAVADLLCGLLVVPFSVYPALTGEWMYGDIVCRFTGYLEVTLWAVSVYTFMWISVDRYLAVRKPLRYETVQTKTRCQCWMVFTWISAALLCCPPILGYTKPITNNVTHICMLDWGNMAAYSATLAILVLGPSVISIVHNYGYIFVMMRKLKSGEPIHDKEYATALAENLSNPSHMMSFVLVFAFWMSWLPWMALRFYEVVTGDVIQSTLINFLVVWIGVLNSFWKIIIMTSMSPQFRIALRVFCLTICCKTKGRLQAELIGLDPDD, encoded by the exons atgcaggaaatgagTTACCTGCAGGATAATTCCAAATTGGAGGCACTTACCAAAGCCATACTCATCTCCATTCTTGGCGTCGCCATAATCATTTCGAATCTCCTCATCATAGCCACTTACGCGAATTTCAAAG GTCCCACAGAGGTCATCAATTATTACCTTCTCTCGCTGGCAGTGGCGGATCTGCTATGCGGATTATTGGTTGTGCCCTTCTCAGTATATCCAGCGTTGACCGGAGAATGGATGTATGGCGACATCGTATGCCGCTTCACCGGCTACCTGGAGGTGACTCTATGGGCTGTCTCGGTATATACATTTATGTGGATCTCGGTGGACCGCTATTTGGCCGTCCGAAAGCCACTACGCTATGAGACCGTACAAACAAAAACCAG ATGTCAATGCTGGATGGTATTTACCTGGATTTCGGCCGCGTTGCTATGCTGCCCACCAATATTGGGCTACACGAAGCCCATTACGAACAATGTGACACACATTTGTATGCTGGATTGGGGTAATATGGCGGCATACAGTGCAACTCTGGCGATTTTAGTTTTAGGTCCTAGCGTTATATCAATAGTACATAATTATggttacatttttgtaatgatgCGAAAACTTAAATCGGGTGAACCCATACATGACAAAGAATATGCAACCGCATTAGCTGAAAATTTATCGAATCCTAGTCATATGATGTCATTCGTATTAGTGTTTGCATTCTGGATGTCGTGGTTGCCGTGGATGGCGTTGCGCTTCTACGAAGTGGTGACCGGTGATGTTATCCAAAGTACTCTTATCAATTTTCTGGTCGTCTGGATTGGCGTGTTGAATTCATTTTGGAAAATCATTATTATGACCAGTATGTCACCGCAATTTCGCATCGCACTTAGAGTATTTTGTTTAACTATTTGCTGTAAGACTAAGGGCCGTCTGCAAGCAGAACTAATCGGATTGGACCCAGATGACTAG